From Methanosarcina lacustris Z-7289, one genomic window encodes:
- a CDS encoding replication factor C small subunit, translated as MEDSKIKDEIWIEKYRPVRLNQVAGQKETIERLMSYVATKNLPHLLFSGPPGVGKTASAVSIARELFGEELWRENFTELNASDERGIDVVRNKIKNFAKTAPIGGASFKIIFLDEADALTSDAQSALRRTMEKFSSNCRFILSCNYSSKIIEPIQSRCAVYRFRRLSDEAIKERLEYIAKDQELSITEGGYEALIYVAQGDMRKAVNSLQAAAFIDPEKPISRETIYRTTATANPDEIKNLIETALRGNFRIARKELNRLLYEEGLSGEDIVGQIYRVVSEMDNLMVLDLGLSERDIVALVDVIGETDFRLTEGASEKIQLEALLAHFALSREN; from the coding sequence ATGGAGGACTCTAAAATTAAAGACGAGATCTGGATTGAAAAATACAGGCCAGTCAGGCTGAATCAGGTAGCAGGGCAGAAGGAAACAATCGAGCGCCTGATGTCTTATGTGGCAACTAAAAACCTTCCCCACCTCCTCTTTTCCGGGCCTCCTGGTGTCGGAAAAACAGCTTCTGCAGTTTCAATTGCAAGGGAGCTTTTCGGGGAAGAGTTATGGCGAGAAAATTTTACAGAACTCAATGCTTCCGATGAAAGAGGCATTGATGTAGTTAGAAATAAGATTAAAAACTTTGCAAAAACTGCTCCTATAGGCGGAGCTTCGTTCAAGATCATTTTCCTTGATGAAGCTGATGCTCTAACCTCGGATGCTCAGTCTGCTCTCCGCAGGACCATGGAAAAATTCAGCAGCAACTGCCGTTTTATCCTCTCATGCAATTACTCCTCCAAGATCATTGAGCCTATTCAGTCCAGGTGTGCAGTTTACAGGTTCAGGCGGCTTTCCGATGAAGCCATTAAAGAACGTCTTGAATACATTGCTAAAGACCAGGAGTTGTCCATTACCGAAGGTGGGTATGAAGCCCTGATTTATGTAGCTCAGGGAGACATGCGAAAAGCTGTAAATTCTCTTCAAGCTGCTGCCTTTATTGATCCGGAAAAGCCTATTTCCAGGGAAACCATTTACAGGACTACTGCAACTGCAAACCCTGACGAGATTAAGAACCTGATCGAGACGGCCCTGCGCGGAAACTTCAGGATTGCCAGAAAAGAGCTTAACAGGCTGCTCTATGAAGAAGGGCTTTCCGGAGAGGACATTGTGGGCCAGATCTACAGGGTGGTTTCCGAAATGGATAACCTTATGGTTCTGGATCTCGGGCTGTCGGAAAGGGATATTGTCGCACTCGTAGATGTCATCGGGGAAACCGATTTCAGGCTAACCGAAGGAGCCAGCGAAAAAATCCAGCTGGAAGCCTTACTTGCACATTTTGCTCTTTCAAGAGAGAACTGA
- a CDS encoding DUF4870 domain-containing protein — protein MPYKTFLGLPENVVAALCYPVGWLSGVFFLLLERKNKFVRFHAMQSVLLFMPFALFIFLVAWIPKIGWIIADGIGMPGLLLIVIPMYMAFRGSKFKIPIIGKIAYDYAYGE, from the coding sequence ATGCCGTACAAAACCTTCCTTGGCTTGCCTGAAAATGTCGTGGCAGCTCTTTGTTACCCTGTTGGCTGGCTCTCAGGCGTGTTCTTCCTGCTCCTTGAGCGCAAGAACAAGTTTGTCCGCTTCCATGCCATGCAGTCGGTCCTGCTCTTCATGCCGTTTGCTCTCTTCATTTTCCTGGTGGCATGGATCCCAAAGATCGGCTGGATCATTGCAGATGGCATTGGAATGCCTGGATTGCTGCTAATTGTGATCCCGATGTACATGGCCTTCAGGGGTTCAAAGTTCAAAATCCCCATCATAGGGAAGATTGCCTATGATTATGCCTATGGCGAGTAA
- a CDS encoding MTH865 family protein gives MSVKADIHSQILGGLANATFPIKTPEELLAAFPAGADTKCKSGDCEVTAGEAGKLLKPEDFPFKNAKQIADILVERAGL, from the coding sequence ATGAGCGTAAAAGCAGATATTCATTCACAGATCCTTGGCGGACTCGCAAATGCAACATTCCCTATAAAAACACCTGAAGAACTTCTTGCAGCATTCCCTGCAGGCGCAGATACCAAATGTAAGTCAGGAGATTGCGAAGTAACTGCAGGTGAAGCAGGAAAACTTCTCAAGCCAGAAGACTTCCCATTCAAAAATGCAAAACAGATCGCAGACATCCTCGTTGAAAGGGCAGGGTTATAA
- the rnfG gene encoding Rnf electron transport complex subunit RnfG, producing the protein MKNTPANIIIKMIVLSALAAVLLAATFVPTQAQLKILQDEQQTQALKAVLPVAASFDPVYGDKLDADGNPVALYFRGVDSSGNIVGYAFRTTQPGAQGLIELLGGVSADFQTVTGMEVMSHSETPGLGAKIVEPGFKAQFLNLPVADLSLSKDGGKVDAISGATISSTTVVNALHMGIDGVRAKEG; encoded by the coding sequence GTGAAAAATACCCCGGCAAACATTATCATAAAAATGATTGTACTTTCAGCGCTTGCGGCTGTACTTCTGGCAGCAACCTTTGTCCCTACCCAGGCGCAGTTGAAAATTCTGCAGGACGAACAACAGACACAGGCATTAAAAGCGGTTCTGCCTGTGGCTGCAAGCTTTGATCCTGTTTATGGGGACAAATTAGATGCTGACGGGAATCCTGTGGCTCTGTATTTCCGTGGAGTTGACTCTTCCGGAAATATTGTGGGTTATGCCTTCAGGACTACTCAGCCCGGTGCACAGGGGCTTATTGAGCTTCTTGGTGGAGTAAGCGCGGACTTTCAGACCGTAACAGGAATGGAAGTTATGTCCCACTCCGAAACTCCGGGGCTTGGAGCAAAAATTGTTGAACCCGGGTTTAAGGCCCAATTCTTAAATCTGCCAGTGGCGGATCTGAGTTTGTCCAAAGACGGTGGAAAAGTTGATGCCATTTCCGGTGCGACCATTTCCTCTACAACGGTGGTGAATGCTCTACACATGGGTATCGATGGTGTAAGAGCTAAGGAAGGGTGA
- the rnfA gene encoding Rnf electron transport complex subunit RnfA, whose protein sequence is MADASLFAIFMDGVFLKNFLVVQFLGLCSFVGVTKDVKSATGMSGAVVFVIAMSAIASYVLYTFILVPLKLEYLNTIAFIIVIAALVQLVEFILHRHVPALYRSLGIYLPLISTNCAVLGAVLINVLNEYDFLQSVTFGIAAGVGYTVAMLIMASIRERSNVLYVPKAVGRGVTYAFFIALIMSMSFANYFKVIPL, encoded by the coding sequence ATGGCAGACGCATCTTTATTTGCAATCTTTATGGATGGCGTGTTCCTGAAGAACTTCCTGGTGGTCCAGTTTCTTGGGCTCTGTTCCTTCGTGGGTGTAACAAAGGACGTAAAAAGCGCGACCGGGATGTCAGGGGCAGTTGTCTTCGTTATAGCGATGTCCGCTATCGCGTCCTACGTCCTGTACACGTTCATTCTGGTTCCTTTGAAGCTTGAGTACCTGAATACGATTGCATTCATCATAGTGATTGCAGCTCTCGTGCAGCTGGTGGAGTTTATTTTACACAGGCATGTGCCAGCGCTGTACAGATCGCTTGGTATCTACCTTCCTTTGATCTCCACAAACTGTGCGGTGCTCGGCGCTGTGTTGATTAACGTGCTGAATGAATACGATTTTCTCCAGAGTGTGACCTTCGGGATTGCAGCTGGGGTGGGATATACTGTTGCGATGCTCATTATGGCTTCCATACGTGAGAGGAGTAACGTGCTCTATGTCCCAAAAGCAGTTGGTAGAGGAGTCACATACGCGTTCTTCATCGCGTTGATCATGTCAATGTCCTTTGCTAACTACTTCAAGGTGATTCCACTATGA
- a CDS encoding DUF1638 domain-containing protein translates to MPVLSIIACKMFEDELAHVLSSDRELEQLIVVESRDSFGLLRKLKSDNCLPGTVPLDRVPFLLGNRHGSGFMTIAKPLLKLPFFRKIHEKMELKAAHRVKVVVNPLRLGLHDDLDLLKSEVYGKIREMAAFSDGILLFYCSCGEAFESLEEDFSGFDCPLYCLKDGNGEVVADCISAALGGNAVYDETMYVCRGTGALYFTPMWASSWKQMGDERKKSRNFNDNFLKDPRYSRVVKIDTGLSYNPDFHTNIRDFARTFDMEIVEVKGSAELAEKSYRAAKKGVIQHILE, encoded by the coding sequence ATGCCCGTACTGAGTATTATCGCCTGCAAGATGTTTGAGGATGAACTTGCCCATGTCCTTTCGAGCGATAGGGAACTGGAGCAGTTGATTGTGGTGGAAAGCAGGGATAGTTTCGGGCTGCTCCGGAAACTCAAGTCCGATAACTGCCTGCCCGGAACAGTGCCCCTGGACAGGGTTCCTTTTCTCCTGGGAAACAGGCACGGCTCTGGCTTCATGACGATTGCAAAACCCCTGCTTAAGCTTCCTTTTTTCAGGAAAATTCACGAGAAGATGGAGCTCAAAGCGGCTCACAGGGTGAAGGTGGTTGTAAACCCGCTCAGGCTGGGACTTCATGACGATCTCGATCTCCTTAAGTCTGAAGTCTACGGAAAGATCAGGGAGATGGCAGCGTTTTCGGATGGAATCCTCCTCTTTTACTGCAGTTGCGGAGAAGCCTTTGAGAGTCTGGAAGAGGACTTTTCGGGATTTGATTGCCCCCTTTACTGCCTGAAAGACGGAAATGGGGAAGTCGTGGCAGACTGTATAAGCGCCGCCCTCGGGGGAAACGCCGTCTACGATGAAACCATGTACGTCTGCAGGGGGACTGGCGCTCTCTACTTTACGCCCATGTGGGCTTCGAGCTGGAAACAGATGGGAGACGAAAGGAAGAAATCCCGGAATTTCAACGACAATTTCCTGAAGGACCCGAGATACTCACGAGTTGTAAAAATCGATACCGGCCTTTCATACAACCCTGATTTCCATACAAATATCAGGGATTTTGCCCGCACTTTCGACATGGAAATTGTTGAAGTAAAGGGAAGTGCGGAACTTGCAGAGAAGTCCTACAGGGCCGCCAAAAAAGGTGTTATCCAGCATATTCTAGAATGA
- a CDS encoding DUF2284 domain-containing protein — protein sequence MEKASSLGLKVYPLESGDLVVENRTALKCAHGCRNYGERLSCPPHILSIEEFRKIRSEYRDVLLLVEEHDTSDVQDILKVWGELQKESFSKMFELEQEAFRKGFIYAHLLRPGPCNECEMCNLEKCVKPELRRFPPEAVGVNLQKVLEKAGIELEFCKPGKTMCVGILLVE from the coding sequence ATTGAAAAGGCTTCAAGCCTTGGACTTAAAGTCTACCCCCTGGAATCAGGAGATCTTGTGGTGGAGAACCGGACAGCCCTTAAGTGCGCCCACGGCTGCCGGAACTATGGAGAGCGGCTTAGCTGTCCTCCCCACATCCTTTCCATTGAAGAATTCAGGAAGATCCGTTCAGAATACAGAGATGTGCTCCTCTTAGTGGAAGAACACGATACTTCAGATGTGCAGGATATCCTCAAAGTATGGGGTGAACTCCAGAAAGAGTCCTTCAGTAAGATGTTCGAGCTGGAACAGGAAGCTTTCAGGAAAGGCTTTATCTACGCCCACCTGCTCCGGCCCGGTCCCTGCAACGAATGCGAGATGTGCAACCTGGAAAAATGCGTAAAGCCTGAGCTAAGGCGTTTTCCCCCGGAAGCCGTGGGAGTCAACCTGCAGAAGGTTCTGGAAAAAGCAGGTATCGAGCTTGAGTTTTGTAAGCCTGGAAAAACAATGTGTGTGGGAATTCTCCTTGTGGAGTGA
- a CDS encoding flavodoxin family protein, producing MKVIGISGSPIPNSNVDRAVKKVLEATGMDTEFIKLSNYKFEACRACVKCASTNVCVLKDDATELVQKVKEADAIVIGGYTPHNSLDGRTKSFIERFYCLHHQKLLLKGKLGGIVITSAIPQQEPYPPVAEMGVAAVKAAMDGHGIKVIGDVKIVGDVPCMKCGFGEKYEGSGVKLLYGPDAKIADVGFHSFENQPDALKAAQDLGERIAKELRKE from the coding sequence ATGAAAGTTATAGGAATTTCCGGGTCACCAATACCAAATAGTAATGTTGACAGAGCCGTAAAAAAAGTACTTGAAGCAACAGGAATGGACACAGAGTTCATAAAATTAAGCAACTACAAATTCGAAGCATGCCGTGCTTGTGTGAAATGTGCTTCCACCAATGTATGTGTCCTTAAGGACGATGCAACTGAACTGGTGCAAAAAGTAAAGGAAGCTGATGCAATTGTTATTGGGGGTTATACTCCGCATAATTCACTTGATGGACGGACAAAATCTTTCATTGAACGTTTCTATTGCTTACATCATCAAAAGCTTCTCCTGAAGGGCAAGCTTGGAGGCATAGTGATCACATCTGCAATCCCTCAACAGGAACCATATCCTCCTGTGGCAGAAATGGGAGTTGCTGCCGTAAAAGCAGCCATGGATGGACACGGAATAAAAGTTATTGGTGATGTGAAGATAGTCGGCGATGTACCCTGCATGAAATGCGGTTTTGGCGAAAAATATGAAGGCAGCGGAGTTAAATTACTTTATGGTCCTGATGCTAAAATTGCTGATGTCGGATTCCACAGTTTTGAGAATCAGCCAGATGCATTGAAGGCAGCACAGGATTTGGGTGAAAGGATTGCAAAAGAACTCCGAAAAGAATGA
- a CDS encoding Fe-S cluster domain-containing protein has protein sequence MSELTTVLINTVSVLVGLCIAVGAMLVFASKVFKVETNPLVDEVASLLPGANCGGCGFAGCASCAEAIVLKGAPINSCPVGGYDVAKQIGAVMGQEISESEKAFPFVRCQGGQAHCTTLYDYHGVESCKAALMLCDSTKGCTYGCIGLGTCVKACQFDALSMGEDGFPVVNKNLCTSCGNCIAACPNGILTFARNSEKVHVLCRSHDKGKDVKAVCEVGCIGCKKCEKACPVEAIKVTDFLAEIDQEKCTACGTCVEICPQKSIELR, from the coding sequence ATGAGCGAACTTACAACAGTACTCATAAACACCGTTTCGGTGCTTGTAGGGCTCTGTATTGCTGTAGGCGCAATGCTGGTATTTGCCTCCAAGGTCTTTAAGGTGGAAACCAACCCTCTGGTTGATGAGGTCGCTTCCCTTCTTCCGGGAGCTAATTGTGGTGGGTGCGGATTTGCCGGATGTGCTTCCTGTGCTGAAGCCATTGTCTTAAAAGGCGCACCTATCAACAGCTGCCCTGTTGGAGGATATGACGTTGCAAAACAGATCGGTGCAGTCATGGGACAGGAAATTTCAGAGTCCGAGAAAGCTTTTCCCTTTGTCCGCTGTCAGGGTGGACAGGCTCACTGTACGACCCTTTATGACTATCATGGAGTGGAAAGCTGCAAAGCTGCCCTCATGCTCTGTGATTCCACGAAAGGCTGTACCTACGGTTGTATTGGCCTTGGGACCTGTGTTAAAGCCTGCCAGTTTGATGCCCTCTCCATGGGAGAAGACGGCTTCCCGGTTGTGAACAAGAACCTCTGTACAAGCTGTGGGAACTGCATTGCAGCCTGCCCTAACGGTATACTCACCTTTGCCAGGAACTCAGAGAAAGTGCATGTGCTCTGCCGCTCCCATGACAAGGGTAAAGACGTTAAGGCGGTCTGTGAAGTCGGCTGTATCGGCTGTAAGAAATGTGAAAAAGCATGTCCCGTAGAAGCTATAAAGGTCACCGACTTCCTGGCTGAAATCGACCAGGAAAAGTGTACCGCATGCGGGACCTGTGTCGAAATCTGCCCGCAGAAGTCAATCGAGCTCCGGTAA
- the rnfE gene encoding Rnf electron transport complex subunit RnfE — protein sequence MGDNRSVASEFMRGITKDNPTFGLVLGLCPTLAVTTSVENGIGMAAGTLFVLVGSNLMVSVLRKEIPDSVRIPIELIVIATFVSIVDMVMKAFTPDIYAALGVYIPLIVVNCIVIGRAEAYALKNGVFYSVIDAFGVGTGFLLMLMLLGGIRELLGTGGIKLFGVQLVDFVSMLGYNPIGVMTLSPGAFLTIAVLMTMVNYRKILKAMKGD from the coding sequence ATGGGTGATAATAGGAGTGTAGCAAGTGAATTTATGCGAGGGATTACCAAGGACAATCCCACATTTGGCCTCGTGTTAGGGCTCTGCCCTACGCTGGCTGTCACCACTTCCGTTGAAAACGGGATTGGTATGGCTGCGGGGACTTTATTTGTCCTGGTCGGTTCAAATCTTATGGTATCTGTACTTAGAAAAGAAATCCCAGACTCTGTAAGAATTCCAATAGAACTCATTGTCATAGCTACTTTCGTGTCGATTGTAGATATGGTAATGAAAGCGTTTACACCTGATATATATGCAGCTTTAGGTGTGTACATCCCCTTGATTGTGGTGAATTGTATTGTGATCGGACGTGCTGAAGCCTATGCCTTGAAGAATGGAGTCTTTTACTCGGTAATTGATGCATTTGGTGTGGGTACAGGGTTCCTGCTAATGCTAATGCTTCTTGGAGGTATCAGGGAGCTGCTGGGTACAGGCGGGATCAAGCTCTTTGGAGTTCAGTTAGTTGACTTTGTCTCTATGCTTGGGTACAACCCCATAGGGGTTATGACTCTGTCGCCGGGAGCTTTCCTTACCATTGCGGTCCTGATGACTATGGTCAATTACCGCAAGATTTTAAAGGCTATGAAAGGTGATTAA
- the iscB gene encoding RNA-guided endonuclease IscB, with protein MIFVLNKNKQPLSPCHSAVARKLLKTGKAVIHKKYPFTIRLKELKTSINKAEFRLKIDYGSRHTGLAILNGSKVIGLAQIHHKTSIKSNMDSRRAMRRTRRNRTTRYRKPRFNNRKRKERWLPPSLQSRVDNIQNWVNRLQKLCPLTHISYENVKFDTQLMQNPEISGIEYQQGEL; from the coding sequence ATGATTTTCGTATTAAACAAAAACAAACAACCGTTAAGCCCCTGTCATTCAGCAGTTGCCAGAAAATTGCTGAAAACAGGAAAAGCGGTTATCCATAAAAAATATCCATTCACAATTCGACTAAAAGAGTTGAAAACCTCTATAAATAAAGCTGAATTCCGATTAAAAATAGACTATGGAAGCCGACACACAGGTTTAGCTATCTTAAATGGTTCTAAAGTAATTGGGCTTGCTCAAATCCATCACAAAACCAGTATTAAAAGTAATATGGATAGCCGCAGAGCAATGCGGAGAACTCGACGAAATAGAACAACCAGGTATCGAAAACCCAGATTCAACAACAGAAAACGAAAAGAACGTTGGCTTCCCCCATCCCTGCAAAGCAGGGTAGACAACATCCAAAATTGGGTTAATAGACTGCAAAAACTGTGTCCGTTGACTCATATTTCATATGAAAATGTTAAGTTTGATACTCAGCTAATGCAAAATCCTGAAATTTCAGGGATTGAATATCAGCAAGGAGAACTTTAG
- a CDS encoding COG2426 family protein: MSVENLLVDMLGSVPHWLSVMVIGALPISELRGAIPVAMGIYGMGPFEAYFLSVLGNIIPVVPLLLFLEPVSGYLRRYHIFDVFFTWLFSRTRRNHTENFEKYGLLALTLFVAVPLPVTGAWTGCAAAFVFGIKFKQALLAIAAGVMIAGVIVTILTMTGMGLADLISGV, translated from the coding sequence ATGTCTGTTGAAAATTTATTGGTCGATATGCTGGGGTCTGTGCCCCACTGGCTTTCAGTAATGGTTATAGGGGCTCTTCCGATCTCCGAGCTGAGGGGTGCAATCCCTGTAGCCATGGGCATCTATGGAATGGGGCCTTTTGAGGCTTATTTCCTTTCGGTGCTTGGAAACATTATTCCGGTGGTTCCCCTTTTGCTTTTCCTCGAGCCAGTCTCCGGGTACCTGAGGCGCTACCACATCTTCGATGTCTTTTTCACCTGGCTCTTTTCAAGAACCCGACGAAATCACACTGAAAACTTTGAAAAATACGGACTCCTTGCCCTGACCCTCTTCGTTGCCGTGCCTCTGCCAGTTACCGGAGCCTGGACAGGCTGTGCAGCCGCATTTGTGTTCGGGATCAAATTCAAGCAGGCACTGCTAGCAATCGCTGCAGGGGTAATGATAGCAGGAGTCATTGTAACTATACTCACGATGACGGGTATGGGCCTGGCTGACCTAATTTCTGGAGTTTGA
- a CDS encoding epoxyqueuosine reductase has protein sequence MNELTESLKEMALTLGAFKVGIATTKTLAGGPPSADLTYVLPEAKSAICFALAFDQSLIDPYFKKEDHESLEKNKVRTTTLANGIALEMAGFLQQYGYKAVPQSANFVYRMDTENWMMDMHPPISHRYLAVRSGIGHFGYSGNIITKEYGSAIVLASVVTDAELTPTDPLPEDENYCDECKLCLSVCSSGYVDPVEKVTVTLGGKEFSYGKRRSNSRCFLVCGGLTGLNSSGKWSTWSPARFKIPEKDEEFIAALPGTIEAYLERPKIKGGFFICLIPGNRMEYTCSSCHFVCHPDKEVRKARYRMLKESGVVIEEPDGTRRAVSPEEAKEYLKSMPPERRKLYESVSEE, from the coding sequence ATGAACGAACTAACTGAATCTCTCAAAGAGATGGCTCTGACTCTTGGAGCCTTCAAAGTGGGAATAGCAACCACAAAAACCCTTGCAGGCGGTCCCCCTTCTGCCGACCTGACCTATGTGCTGCCTGAAGCAAAATCGGCAATCTGTTTTGCCCTGGCTTTTGACCAGAGCCTTATCGACCCTTACTTTAAAAAAGAGGACCATGAATCCCTCGAAAAAAATAAGGTTCGGACCACCACCCTTGCCAACGGGATAGCCCTGGAAATGGCAGGGTTCCTGCAGCAATATGGATACAAAGCTGTCCCTCAGTCTGCAAATTTCGTTTACAGGATGGATACGGAAAACTGGATGATGGACATGCACCCCCCTATTTCCCACAGGTACCTGGCTGTTCGTTCAGGAATAGGGCATTTCGGATACTCAGGAAACATTATTACAAAGGAATACGGATCGGCGATTGTCCTGGCCTCAGTCGTTACTGACGCGGAACTGACTCCAACCGACCCTCTTCCGGAAGACGAAAACTACTGTGACGAATGCAAACTCTGCCTTTCAGTCTGTTCCTCCGGATACGTGGACCCGGTTGAGAAGGTCACTGTAACCCTTGGAGGGAAAGAGTTTAGCTACGGAAAACGGAGAAGCAATAGCCGCTGCTTCCTTGTCTGCGGAGGACTCACAGGCCTCAACTCCTCAGGAAAGTGGTCTACCTGGTCTCCTGCGCGCTTTAAAATCCCTGAAAAGGATGAAGAGTTCATTGCTGCTCTGCCCGGTACCATAGAAGCTTACCTCGAAAGGCCGAAGATAAAAGGTGGGTTTTTTATTTGCCTGATTCCAGGAAATAGAATGGAATATACCTGTTCCAGCTGCCACTTCGTCTGCCATCCTGACAAAGAAGTCCGAAAAGCCCGGTACAGGATGCTCAAAGAAAGCGGAGTGGTCATAGAGGAACCCGATGGGACCCGCAGGGCAGTCTCTCCCGAAGAAGCAAAAGAATATCTCAAATCCATGCCCCCTGAAAGGAGAAAACTGTACGAATCGGTTTCAGAGGAATAA
- a CDS encoding HNH endonuclease, whose amino-acid sequence MLEKWNRKCAYCGAENVPLEIEHIIPKARHGTSRVSNLTLACRTCNEAKGTKTAEEFGYPDIQKQARIPLRDATLVTATRWKVYNVLEKTGLEVECGTGARTKMNRIRLNLPKDHHFDAICVGASTPDKITLNTNSVLHIKAKGRGSHCRTNLDKYGFPRGYFARQKR is encoded by the coding sequence TTGCTTGAGAAATGGAATCGAAAATGCGCATATTGCGGAGCAGAGAATGTTCCGCTTGAAATTGAGCATATTATACCAAAAGCAAGACATGGAACGAGCAGAGTTTCTAATTTGACATTAGCTTGCAGAACCTGCAATGAAGCAAAAGGGACTAAAACAGCAGAAGAATTTGGGTATCCTGATATTCAAAAACAAGCAAGAATACCACTGAGGGATGCTACACTTGTTACAGCTACTCGATGGAAAGTCTACAATGTTCTTGAAAAAACAGGACTTGAAGTTGAATGCGGGACAGGTGCGAGAACGAAGATGAATAGAATCAGGTTGAATCTACCCAAAGATCATCATTTTGATGCAATTTGTGTTGGTGCTTCAACACCAGATAAAATAACACTCAACACAAATTCAGTACTTCATATCAAAGCAAAAGGTAGAGGATCACATTGCAGAACCAATCTTGATAAGTACGGATTTCCCAGAGGTTATTTTGCAAGACAAAAAAGGTAG
- a CDS encoding flavodoxin family protein, with the protein MKTLVTYMTQTGNTKKIAEAIYGEIAGEKDIKDIKDISNFEGYNLVFVGFPIIQFDIPENVSKFVKENVAGKNIAFFMTHATPEGAEPIQSWTGSTKDIAASGNYLGTFECQGELAQPIIDMLMKSDDPNMKAFGEMGPSTKGQPDASRVQKAKEFAKGIQAKVK; encoded by the coding sequence ATGAAAACATTAGTAACATACATGACACAGACAGGAAACACAAAGAAGATCGCAGAAGCTATTTATGGGGAAATTGCTGGTGAAAAGGATATCAAAGACATCAAAGACATAAGCAACTTTGAAGGCTATAACCTTGTATTTGTGGGTTTTCCGATAATACAATTTGACATTCCAGAGAATGTTTCAAAATTCGTAAAAGAGAATGTGGCTGGTAAGAACATAGCATTCTTCATGACCCACGCGACTCCTGAAGGAGCTGAACCTATTCAATCATGGACAGGTTCCACCAAAGATATCGCAGCCAGTGGGAATTATCTTGGTACATTCGAATGTCAGGGTGAACTTGCACAACCTATCATCGATATGTTGATGAAATCAGATGACCCAAATATGAAAGCTTTTGGTGAGATGGGACCTTCCACAAAAGGACAGCCTGATGCATCCCGTGTTCAGAAAGCAAAGGAATTTGCAAAGGGAATTCAGGCAAAGGTCAAGTGA
- a CDS encoding flavodoxin family protein: MKVLGVSGSPIKDSNTDRALKAALEATGMDYEFVKLIDYTIAPCKACLGCVDTNVCVIKDDGIALAEKAKEADALIIAGFTPYSTLDARTKAFIERLYPLRHKYGFMKGKPGGSIVTCAVPKESFKLPPACENGINAITYYMMEEGMEAVGSVRVLGNNPCVKCKYGDECDMSGIKMMFGPDATKASAGINRFEDQPEAVNAAKELGKKIAEFLKSKE, from the coding sequence ATGAAAGTTCTGGGAGTATCGGGTTCCCCGATTAAAGACAGCAATACGGATCGTGCTCTTAAGGCAGCACTTGAAGCAACAGGTATGGATTACGAATTTGTCAAGCTGATCGATTATACCATTGCTCCCTGCAAGGCCTGTCTGGGATGTGTAGATACAAATGTCTGTGTAATAAAAGACGACGGCATTGCCCTGGCAGAAAAAGCTAAAGAAGCAGATGCTCTTATTATTGCAGGTTTTACACCATATTCCACCCTTGATGCACGTACAAAGGCATTCATTGAAAGGCTCTATCCTCTTCGCCATAAATATGGATTTATGAAGGGAAAACCAGGAGGGAGCATAGTCACATGTGCAGTCCCGAAGGAATCTTTTAAGTTGCCACCTGCATGTGAGAACGGTATCAATGCGATCACATATTACATGATGGAAGAAGGGATGGAGGCAGTAGGTTCTGTTAGGGTCCTTGGCAATAACCCCTGCGTGAAATGCAAATATGGAGACGAATGTGACATGAGCGGCATCAAGATGATGTTTGGCCCGGATGCAACTAAAGCGTCCGCAGGAATTAACAGATTTGAAGATCAGCCTGAAGCTGTCAATGCTGCAAAAGAACTGGGTAAGAAAATTGCAGAATTCCTGAAATCGAAAGAATGA